One window from the genome of Paenibacillus azoreducens encodes:
- the sucC gene encoding ADP-forming succinate--CoA ligase subunit beta, whose product MNIHEYQGKQVLKQYGVAVPNGKVAYTVEEAVEAAKSLGSQVTVVKAQIHAGGRGKAGGVKVAKNLDEVRAYAEEILGKVLVTHQTGPEGKEVKRLLIEEGCDIRKEYYVGVVVDRATGRVVMMGSEEGGTEIEEVATATPEKIFKEVVDPAVGLQVFQARRLAYAINIPKELVNKAVQFMMALYTAFVDKDCSIAEINPLVVTGDGNVMALDAKLNFDSNALFRHKDIQELRDLDEENEKEIEASKYDLSYIALDGNIGCMVNGAGLAMATMDIIKYYGGDPANFLDVGGGATTEKVTEAFKIILSDEQVKGIFVNIFGGIMRCDVIAEGVVEAAKQLGLTRPLVVRLEGTNVDLGKKILSDSGLNIVPADSMADGAQKIVSLVK is encoded by the coding sequence ATGAATATCCATGAATATCAAGGAAAACAAGTATTGAAGCAGTACGGAGTTGCCGTTCCGAACGGAAAGGTTGCTTATACTGTGGAAGAAGCTGTCGAAGCGGCAAAATCGCTGGGCAGTCAGGTTACGGTTGTTAAGGCGCAAATCCATGCGGGTGGACGCGGCAAAGCCGGCGGCGTCAAGGTAGCCAAAAATCTTGATGAAGTCCGCGCATATGCCGAAGAAATTCTCGGTAAAGTGCTTGTTACGCATCAAACCGGTCCGGAAGGCAAGGAAGTGAAACGCCTCCTGATCGAAGAAGGCTGCGATATCCGCAAAGAATATTATGTGGGAGTCGTTGTTGACCGCGCAACCGGCCGTGTCGTCATGATGGGCTCGGAAGAAGGCGGTACCGAAATCGAGGAAGTGGCTACGGCAACTCCTGAGAAGATTTTCAAAGAAGTGGTTGATCCGGCCGTAGGACTGCAGGTTTTCCAGGCTCGTCGTCTTGCTTATGCCATCAACATTCCTAAAGAACTGGTAAATAAGGCTGTTCAATTTATGATGGCCCTTTATACAGCATTCGTGGACAAAGATTGTTCGATCGCCGAGATTAATCCTCTGGTCGTAACAGGTGACGGCAACGTGATGGCGCTGGATGCCAAGTTGAACTTCGACTCCAACGCGTTGTTCCGCCACAAGGATATTCAGGAACTCCGTGACCTGGACGAAGAAAATGAAAAAGAAATCGAAGCATCCAAATATGACTTGAGCTACATCGCTCTCGACGGAAATATCGGCTGCATGGTAAATGGCGCAGGCCTGGCCATGGCAACGATGGACATTATCAAATATTACGGCGGCGACCCTGCCAACTTCCTGGATGTTGGGGGCGGCGCAACGACCGAGAAAGTCACGGAAGCATTCAAGATCATCCTTTCCGACGAGCAGGTAAAAGGCATTTTCGTCAATATCTTTGGCGGAATCATGCGTTGCGACGTCATTGCCGAAGGTGTTGTCGAAGCTGCGAAGCAGCTTGGACTGACGCGGCCGCTGGTTGTGCGCCTGGAAGGAACCAATGTGGATCTGGGCAAGAAAATTCTGTCCGATTCCGGCTTGAACATCGTTCCTGCCGATTCCATGGCTGATGGTGCGCAAAAAATCGTCTCGCTCGTAAAATAG
- a CDS encoding MarR family winged helix-turn-helix transcriptional regulator — MNSKEIIPQLQLENQLCFAVYACSREITKFYQPYLDKLGVTYSQYLVLMVLWEQGQCTVKELGEALFLDSGTLTPLLKRLQAAGLINRERSTEDERKVIITLTEEGVKLRDRATIVPEAMANEICMSGGEFNRLLAEFKKLLDRVHEVNMQRDGKSG, encoded by the coding sequence ATGAATTCCAAAGAGATCATTCCCCAGCTTCAACTGGAGAATCAATTATGTTTTGCCGTTTATGCTTGCTCGCGCGAAATCACAAAATTTTACCAGCCGTATCTGGATAAATTGGGTGTGACGTATTCGCAATATCTGGTTTTGATGGTGCTGTGGGAGCAGGGACAATGTACCGTAAAGGAGCTTGGCGAGGCGCTTTTTTTGGATTCGGGGACGCTAACTCCGCTGCTTAAAAGGCTGCAGGCCGCAGGCCTCATCAACCGGGAACGCTCCACCGAAGATGAACGGAAGGTCATTATTACCCTGACTGAAGAAGGCGTGAAACTAAGAGATCGGGCCACGATCGTTCCGGAAGCGATGGCAAATGAAATTTGCATGAGTGGTGGCGAATTTAACCGGCTATTAGCAGAGTTCAAGAAGCTGTTGGATCGGGTACATGAAGTGAATATGCAAAGGGACGGGAAATCCGGCTGA